In Trichocoleus desertorum NBK24, the following are encoded in one genomic region:
- a CDS encoding PP2C family serine/threonine-protein phosphatase produces the protein MNHAPAPIYCPVCQTLNAETQNFCQQCRSTLPKRYLWAVGASVDAHQAGDILGDRYVLKGCRVLFDTKPGLLPDLPSDVSAAIASYLRLFPYQLHIPQVYGQVQTDQTAVVLLEQGPINSRELSQNAAKLSDPLFPSLVNAWSEATPLRQLNWLWQMAQLWQPFSSEGVASSLLEPQLLRVEGPLVRLLELQSDRKAAPTLMQLGQLWLQWAPTARPEIARFLAALCHQMIQKQIRTPEQLMAQLDRGLTVCGRSQARLAQIATRTDQGPSRQRNEDACYPASRTALSVPLHPGEAYKTLTLVCDGIGGHEGGDVASNLTIAAIQERIQALEIDVVLQQPDNLMAELEQSVCIANDLICQRNDQERRTDRQRMGTTLVMALARGHEIYITHIGDSRVYWITRTGCYQITVDDDVASREVRLGYALYRDAVHQPVAGSLVQALGMSSSATLHPTVQRFMLDEAGVFLLCSDGLSDNDRVEESWETEILPILDGKVDVATACQRLVEIGNMRNGHDNVTVGMLYYHVTHSEAIAELPESLLTEPLELEVSPTRGPAQDRELTQTAIALEPPTPTASTAPSTLKTQILPPQRSQNVAALLLGILLLAGLGGVLAYLLLSGVSRRVNTLLGWEPQPDTTAVSPDPIATIAAPNSPSDSPPLLLSPGTLVQIRQANPSDLPNQSTPEAIELQPQPGSYTTASGDRPSTATTARLVPAGGTLQVLSKQVIPAQGSWVRLRFCSPPSNASSTPSTSPVPATPSPRTPAPVPATPSPTSDRFLAPGEGGWIEEAVLTPLIIPSSTLLPNQLGACAQTPPASSPTPTAQPSPSAISD, from the coding sequence ATGAACCATGCTCCGGCACCAATTTATTGCCCTGTTTGTCAGACGCTTAATGCGGAGACCCAGAACTTTTGCCAACAATGTCGCTCCACTTTGCCCAAACGTTACCTTTGGGCTGTAGGAGCTAGCGTTGATGCCCATCAAGCAGGGGATATATTAGGCGATCGCTATGTGCTCAAAGGTTGCCGAGTTCTGTTTGATACGAAGCCGGGGCTGCTGCCAGATTTGCCTAGTGATGTTTCGGCGGCGATCGCCTCTTACTTGAGGTTGTTTCCCTACCAACTGCATATTCCTCAGGTCTATGGACAGGTGCAGACAGATCAGACCGCTGTCGTGCTGTTAGAGCAAGGGCCGATTAACAGTAGAGAGCTGAGCCAAAATGCAGCCAAACTATCTGACCCGCTCTTTCCATCTTTAGTGAATGCTTGGTCAGAGGCAACGCCACTGCGACAGCTCAATTGGTTATGGCAAATGGCCCAACTGTGGCAACCGTTCAGTAGTGAGGGAGTCGCCTCAAGCTTGCTGGAACCGCAACTACTGCGAGTGGAGGGGCCGCTCGTCCGTTTGCTGGAACTTCAAAGCGATCGCAAGGCCGCTCCTACCTTGATGCAACTGGGACAGCTTTGGTTGCAATGGGCACCCACCGCTCGGCCTGAGATTGCGCGTTTCTTGGCAGCTCTATGCCATCAAATGATTCAAAAGCAGATTCGTACGCCCGAACAGTTAATGGCTCAACTGGATCGGGGGCTAACTGTCTGTGGGCGATCGCAAGCTCGCTTAGCTCAGATTGCTACCCGTACCGATCAAGGCCCCAGCCGCCAGCGCAACGAAGATGCTTGCTACCCTGCCAGTAGAACGGCTCTCTCAGTGCCCCTGCATCCCGGCGAAGCCTATAAAACCTTAACCTTGGTATGTGACGGAATTGGGGGGCATGAAGGCGGCGATGTTGCTTCTAATCTGACGATCGCGGCAATTCAGGAACGCATTCAGGCGCTAGAAATTGACGTGGTTTTGCAGCAACCAGATAACTTGATGGCAGAACTAGAGCAGTCTGTTTGCATCGCTAATGACTTAATTTGCCAGCGCAACGATCAGGAAAGACGGACCGATCGCCAGCGCATGGGGACAACCCTCGTAATGGCGCTAGCCCGTGGTCATGAAATCTATATCACTCATATTGGCGACAGCCGAGTTTATTGGATTACTCGCACAGGCTGCTACCAAATCACCGTAGACGATGACGTAGCTTCGCGAGAAGTGCGTTTAGGCTATGCCTTGTATCGAGATGCCGTACACCAACCAGTCGCAGGTTCACTGGTACAAGCTCTGGGCATGAGTAGTTCCGCGACCTTACATCCCACCGTACAGCGGTTCATGCTAGATGAAGCAGGGGTCTTTCTGCTCTGTTCCGATGGCTTGAGTGACAACGATCGCGTCGAGGAATCTTGGGAAACCGAAATTTTGCCAATTCTAGATGGCAAGGTTGATGTCGCGACTGCTTGCCAAAGATTAGTTGAGATTGGCAATATGCGGAACGGTCACGACAACGTCACCGTTGGGATGCTTTACTATCACGTCACTCATAGCGAGGCGATCGCTGAATTGCCAGAGTCTTTGCTGACAGAGCCGCTAGAACTAGAAGTCTCTCCGACTAGAGGGCCAGCCCAGGATAGAGAGTTGACCCAGACGGCGATCGCGCTTGAGCCGCCCACCCCAACAGCAAGTACGGCACCTTCCACGCTCAAAACTCAAATTTTGCCGCCTCAGCGCTCCCAGAATGTAGCAGCTCTACTTCTAGGAATTCTGCTGCTTGCAGGTTTGGGTGGTGTTTTAGCTTACTTACTGCTATCAGGCGTGAGTCGTCGTGTGAATACATTGTTAGGCTGGGAACCTCAACCGGATACTACGGCTGTAAGCCCAGATCCGATCGCGACCATTGCTGCGCCTAACTCCCCGTCGGACTCCCCACCGCTCCTTCTGTCTCCAGGGACTTTGGTGCAAATTCGGCAGGCCAACCCTTCTGATCTACCCAACCAGAGTACGCCTGAAGCGATAGAACTACAACCTCAACCTGGCAGCTATACCACTGCCTCTGGCGATCGCCCCTCTACTGCTACAACAGCTCGATTAGTACCTGCAGGTGGGACGCTGCAAGTCTTGAGTAAACAGGTGATTCCGGCTCAAGGCAGTTGGGTCAGATTAAGATTTTGCTCACCTCCTAGCAATGCGAGTTCTACTCCCAGCACGTCTCCAGTCCCCGCAACTCCTAGTCCTAGAACTCCAGCTCCAGTCCCCGCAACTCCATCCCCTACGAGCGATCGCTTCTTGGCACCTGGGGAAGGCGGCTGGATTGAAGAAGCAGTTTTAACGCCGCTCATTATACCCAGCTCTACACTTCTACCGAATCAGTTAGGAGCCTGTGCGCAGACCCCACCAGCTTCTTCTCCGACCCCTACAGCGCAACCCAGCCCGTCAGCTATCTCAGATTAA
- a CDS encoding PAS domain S-box protein, producing the protein MLPVNRSLLLRYGVAVLGVAVALLVQSPLSHLFLSESQIPFLLLLGAILASAWYGGFGPGIVATVLATISCAYFSISPFSAATASESQGIELGLFALEGVLISLLSAQLHTAQKRTEVSWLRSKQHQETLRRSEERYRLLVENVKDYAIFMLDTRGRVTSWSLGAERILGYREAEILDQHFSCFFTAEDLQRAQPEQELKQAIAEDRAEDERWHVRKDGSRFYASGITTALRDRFGQLQGFSKLMRDMTERKQAEEALQEAHDHLELEVIKRTSELSEANLALQAQIAERLRTEAWLRNDAERLAAIIDTQHDIATAELDLLRVMTLIAERTQKITAATGAVILLPNGNDMVYRVASGTAAPHTGLRVSIDSSLSGQCFRTGEILRCDNAENDPRINHEVYHHVGARSMIAVPLRYERRISGVLKVLSSEVNAFSDQDAHTLRLMAGFIAAAVMHAAEFEARQAMVVEHTIALTALRESEERFKGAFHDSAVGMALIATDGRFLQVNRSLCQMLGYAEPELLNTNFQAVTHPEDLDRTLTFVCQMLTGEIQAYEMEKRYLHKQGPLVWVLLNVSLVHNSQGEPVHFIAQIQDITERKQAEEERAQLIREQAARAVAEAAEQRSMFLAEASAVLASSLDYEATLISLARLAVPYLADVCVIDMMEDEKSLRPLTVAHIDPVKENLARQLQQCSPLRLNHLRPVLEVLETGESQLLVDVSEAAIATSTDDPDYLRLIRSLHPKSVMIVPLVAAGRIIGIISFASSESERRYNTIDLTLAEDLARRAALAVDNARLYQEAQDANRMKDEFLATLSHELRTPLNSILGWSRLLTNRKFDEATTTKALETIERNAKSQAQLVEDILDVSRIVQGKLQLQVRPVELLPVIQAATDAVRPAAEAKAICLKSQLNEVGSHVLGDPDRLQQIVWNLLSNAIKFTPRGGHVEINLEPTDTCIQIQVTDTGQGIHPEFLPHVFERFRQADSTSTRSHGGLGLGLAIVRHLVELQGGTVSAESPGPDQGATFTVKLPPLIIPAANEELAPASQGLISADSPLDPSLLKGVTVLVVDDENDARELLQTILEQSGAKVTAVASVADAIAAYEAIQPDILISDIAMPGEDGYALIHKVKTLGDYHAKPMPAIALTAYGREEDQDQALSAGFQMHFAKPVEPNSLVGALANLLDHNVPH; encoded by the coding sequence ATGCTGCCAGTCAACCGTTCACTACTACTGCGCTATGGGGTTGCTGTCTTAGGAGTAGCAGTTGCTCTACTTGTGCAATCCCCGCTATCTCATCTATTTCTTTCAGAGTCACAAATCCCTTTTCTCTTACTCCTGGGTGCCATCCTTGCTAGCGCTTGGTACGGTGGCTTTGGGCCAGGAATTGTAGCCACTGTTTTAGCCACGATTAGCTGCGCCTATTTCTCCATTTCACCCTTTTCTGCCGCGACGGCTTCAGAGTCGCAGGGGATCGAGTTAGGGCTTTTTGCCTTAGAGGGAGTTTTAATCAGTTTATTGAGCGCTCAGTTACATACAGCCCAGAAACGCACAGAAGTTTCTTGGCTCAGGTCAAAGCAGCATCAGGAAACACTGCGCCGAAGTGAAGAACGGTATCGCCTGCTGGTAGAAAATGTCAAAGATTACGCCATATTCATGCTCGATACGCGAGGGCGAGTCACTAGTTGGAGCCTTGGAGCGGAGCGTATTTTAGGTTACCGGGAAGCTGAGATTCTAGACCAGCATTTCTCTTGCTTTTTTACTGCGGAAGATTTACAAAGGGCACAGCCAGAACAGGAATTGAAGCAAGCGATCGCCGAAGATCGAGCCGAAGATGAGCGCTGGCATGTGAGAAAAGATGGTAGCCGCTTCTATGCCAGTGGTATCACGACTGCCTTGCGCGATCGCTTTGGGCAACTCCAAGGCTTTTCCAAGCTCATGCGCGACATGACCGAGCGCAAGCAAGCCGAAGAAGCCCTACAAGAAGCCCATGATCACCTGGAGCTAGAGGTGATCAAGCGTACCTCCGAGCTTTCTGAAGCTAATTTAGCGCTCCAAGCCCAAATTGCCGAGCGCTTACGTACCGAAGCTTGGTTACGCAATGATGCTGAGCGCCTAGCAGCCATTATCGACACCCAACATGACATCGCCACCGCAGAACTCGATTTATTGCGAGTCATGACTCTCATTGCGGAGCGAACCCAAAAAATCACCGCTGCTACAGGCGCAGTGATTTTGCTGCCCAACGGCAACGACATGGTCTATCGAGTTGCTAGCGGTACAGCAGCCCCACACACAGGATTGCGGGTCAGCATAGATTCCAGCCTTTCAGGGCAGTGCTTCCGGACGGGGGAAATTTTGCGTTGTGACAATGCCGAAAACGACCCCCGGATCAATCATGAGGTTTATCATCACGTCGGTGCTCGCTCCATGATTGCGGTGCCTCTCCGCTATGAACGGAGAATTTCGGGAGTTCTAAAGGTTTTATCTTCCGAGGTCAACGCCTTTAGCGACCAGGATGCTCATACGCTGCGGTTAATGGCAGGCTTTATTGCAGCGGCTGTGATGCATGCGGCTGAATTTGAAGCTCGCCAAGCAATGGTCGTAGAACACACGATCGCCCTTACAGCCCTACGCGAAAGTGAAGAGCGTTTCAAGGGAGCCTTCCATGATTCAGCCGTAGGAATGGCCCTGATCGCCACAGATGGCCGATTCTTGCAAGTGAATCGTTCCCTTTGCCAAATGCTGGGTTACGCGGAACCTGAGCTGCTCAATACCAACTTTCAAGCCGTCACTCACCCAGAGGATCTAGACAGAACTCTGACCTTTGTCTGCCAGATGCTGACCGGAGAGATTCAGGCGTATGAGATGGAGAAGCGCTATCTCCACAAGCAAGGACCGCTCGTTTGGGTTTTGCTCAATGTTTCGCTGGTGCACAATTCCCAAGGCGAGCCTGTGCACTTTATTGCTCAGATTCAAGACATTACAGAACGTAAGCAAGCTGAAGAAGAACGAGCCCAGTTGATCCGTGAGCAAGCGGCCCGTGCAGTGGCCGAAGCTGCCGAACAACGCTCCATGTTTCTAGCGGAAGCCAGCGCTGTCTTGGCCTCCTCGCTGGACTATGAAGCGACGCTGATCAGCCTTGCCCGTTTGGCAGTGCCTTATCTGGCTGATGTATGCGTCATCGACATGATGGAGGATGAGAAATCTCTACGACCGCTGACCGTCGCCCATATTGACCCCGTCAAAGAAAATTTAGCTCGACAACTCCAGCAATGTTCACCTCTTCGACTCAACCACTTACGTCCTGTGCTTGAAGTCTTAGAGACAGGAGAATCACAACTGTTAGTGGATGTCTCGGAAGCAGCGATCGCCACCTCAACCGATGATCCTGACTATTTAAGGCTGATTCGATCGCTCCATCCCAAGTCTGTAATGATCGTGCCGCTGGTGGCAGCAGGACGAATCATTGGCATCATTTCTTTTGCCAGTTCCGAATCAGAACGGCGTTATAACACCATTGATTTGACGCTGGCTGAAGACTTGGCTCGTCGGGCGGCTTTAGCGGTAGACAACGCCAGACTCTACCAAGAAGCCCAAGATGCGAACCGGATGAAAGATGAGTTTTTAGCCACGCTTTCTCATGAGTTGCGTACTCCTCTCAACTCGATTTTGGGTTGGTCTCGGCTGCTGACAAACCGCAAGTTTGATGAAGCCACTACGACTAAAGCTTTAGAAACCATTGAGCGTAACGCCAAATCCCAAGCCCAGTTGGTTGAAGATATTTTGGATGTTTCGCGAATCGTCCAAGGCAAGTTGCAGTTGCAAGTGCGGCCTGTGGAATTATTGCCTGTGATCCAAGCGGCCACGGATGCCGTGCGACCCGCTGCCGAGGCCAAAGCCATCTGCTTAAAGTCTCAGTTAAATGAAGTAGGCAGTCACGTTCTCGGAGACCCCGATCGCTTGCAACAGATTGTTTGGAATCTGTTATCCAATGCGATCAAGTTCACCCCCAGAGGCGGTCATGTCGAAATCAACCTGGAGCCTACCGATACCTGTATCCAAATTCAAGTAACCGATACCGGGCAGGGCATCCATCCAGAGTTTCTGCCTCACGTTTTTGAGCGCTTTCGACAAGCAGACAGCACCAGTACGCGATCGCATGGGGGCTTAGGTCTAGGATTGGCGATCGTCAGGCACCTCGTAGAGTTGCAAGGTGGCACTGTCAGCGCCGAAAGCCCTGGGCCAGACCAAGGCGCTACCTTTACGGTAAAGCTGCCACCTCTGATCATTCCTGCTGCCAACGAAGAACTTGCGCCCGCTTCTCAGGGGTTGATCAGTGCTGATAGTCCCTTAGACCCTTCTCTTCTTAAAGGGGTGACTGTTTTAGTCGTGGATGATGAAAACGACGCTAGAGAACTATTGCAAACCATTTTGGAGCAGTCTGGGGCCAAGGTTACTGCTGTTGCTTCCGTCGCTGATGCGATCGCCGCCTACGAAGCCATCCAGCCTGACATTCTAATTAGTGACATTGCCATGCCTGGGGAAGACGGCTATGCCCTAATTCATAAAGTCAAAACGTTGGGAGACTACCATGCCAAGCCAATGCCTGCGATCGCACTGACAGCTTACGGCAGAGAGGAAGACCAAGATCAAGCCCTCAGTGCAGGGTTTCAAATGCATTTTGCTAAGCCTGTAGAACCCAATTCTTTAGTCGGCGCTCTTGCTAATCTTTTAGACCATAACGTCCCACACTAA
- a CDS encoding CHAT domain-containing protein, whose amino-acid sequence MPVSGTLCLSLAIRRLDALEANRYAIWVTNAPYPSGYVLHDRVWPDALSQTWHAWQEMFSLRGLPQVPHLSAAPLSPTTPFVLPPDSNALPYGARLMQHLGVSLWQWLFDGPIEANFNRSQGAAFGLGGRLQLRLEIQAPELIALPWEIMQSQMGKPAIALNSEHLLFSRTTSDVEPLPPLRLERSLKILLVLGQETETLSDRAAVKVDNGNASPALDLEQEAETLVHILTRYEASGSLGGRIVPDLPQVDTLIQPTSAELIERLETGNYNIFFYAGHGTPAPDGGLLLLSPGTTLSGTELAQVLTRRGVILAVFNACWGAQPDHTNQQPIPRSSLAEVLIHHGVPAVLGMRDSITDQEALSFIQALAQALRERQPVDRAVALARQHLLMLYKFNQPAWTLPVLYMHPQFDGQLIKPEENTMLPPPGPSDIPARIPMASLRRVGPPAKKWPVRDGRIQVGSKEDNDLVLPEPGVSRYHAEIFYRDASNDAKSQPSYFLRDFSRFGTLVLGANGWQKIHQQEVSLNSGVQLKFGNPKGEAVEFLVEHESLTLGEHNL is encoded by the coding sequence ATGCCTGTGTCAGGAACTCTCTGCCTCAGCTTAGCAATTAGACGCCTAGATGCTTTAGAGGCGAATCGGTATGCAATTTGGGTGACAAACGCCCCGTATCCGAGCGGGTACGTTCTCCACGATCGCGTTTGGCCTGATGCACTGTCCCAAACTTGGCATGCTTGGCAGGAAATGTTTTCCCTCCGGGGATTGCCCCAAGTGCCTCACCTCTCAGCTGCGCCCCTGTCACCAACGACCCCATTTGTATTGCCTCCCGATTCTAACGCCTTGCCCTACGGGGCGCGGTTGATGCAGCATTTAGGTGTCAGTTTGTGGCAATGGCTATTTGATGGCCCAATCGAAGCGAATTTCAATCGGAGTCAAGGAGCTGCTTTTGGTTTGGGTGGGCGGTTGCAATTACGGCTGGAAATTCAAGCCCCTGAGCTGATCGCCCTGCCTTGGGAAATTATGCAATCACAAATGGGTAAGCCTGCGATCGCTCTCAATAGTGAACATCTCTTGTTCAGCCGCACAACCAGTGATGTAGAGCCACTACCGCCTCTACGCCTTGAGCGATCGCTAAAGATCCTATTAGTTTTGGGGCAAGAAACCGAAACCCTGTCTGATCGGGCTGCGGTTAAGGTTGACAATGGAAATGCATCCCCGGCGCTGGATCTAGAACAAGAAGCTGAAACTTTAGTCCATATCTTGACTCGGTACGAAGCCTCTGGATCGCTGGGAGGACGAATTGTTCCCGATCTACCTCAAGTCGATACTCTGATTCAGCCAACTTCAGCAGAACTGATCGAGCGTTTAGAGACCGGAAATTACAACATTTTCTTCTATGCAGGGCACGGGACTCCAGCCCCCGACGGTGGGTTGCTCTTATTGAGTCCTGGAACGACCCTGAGTGGCACAGAACTAGCTCAAGTGTTAACCCGTCGCGGTGTCATTTTGGCAGTGTTTAATGCTTGTTGGGGAGCCCAGCCCGACCATACAAACCAGCAACCGATTCCTCGCAGCAGCTTAGCAGAAGTCCTGATTCATCATGGAGTTCCGGCGGTCTTGGGCATGCGGGACTCGATTACGGATCAAGAAGCCCTCAGCTTTATCCAAGCGCTGGCCCAAGCATTACGAGAACGCCAACCCGTTGACCGAGCCGTTGCCTTGGCTAGGCAGCATCTTTTGATGCTTTATAAGTTCAATCAGCCTGCCTGGACTTTGCCTGTGCTGTACATGCATCCGCAGTTTGATGGTCAGTTGATTAAGCCCGAAGAGAATACCATGCTGCCACCTCCAGGGCCAAGTGATATTCCAGCCCGAATTCCGATGGCATCGCTGCGACGAGTCGGCCCCCCTGCAAAAAAGTGGCCAGTTCGAGACGGCAGAATTCAAGTGGGTAGCAAGGAAGACAACGATTTGGTATTACCGGAACCCGGCGTATCTCGTTATCACGCCGAAATTTTCTACCGAGATGCCTCCAATGATGCTAAGAGCCAGCCATCCTATTTCCTCAGAGATTTTTCTCGGTTTGGTACCCTGGTTTTGGGAGCCAACGGTTGGCAAAAAATCCATCAACAGGAAGTCTCTTTAAACTCTGGGGTTCAGCTAAAATTTGGCAATCCTAAGGGGGAGGCGGTAGAGTTTTTGGTTGAACATGAGTCTCTAACTTTAGGGGAACACAACCTCTAA
- a CDS encoding PrsW family glutamic-type intramembrane protease produces MTGQDPYLAFLWQVPPLGSTERNSPCYPLSRTESVTVGRDPYCQIVLDSSLFGMVSRRHAQIRPILNLRTQTREPVWEICDLNSANGTYLNGQRLQSCQIMQIGDRITLGSNGPEFVFECHLVEPPVASRFAVASYGSSTPRQSAHAATVPPARGARLAPADSVTLTQLFPILSTGKELARKAYLVPGIITVGFVVLMFAAVGQPIAFNLLLATYLIGVAYYLVYQLCGKRKPWWVLFGALGIMVLILRSPILATFIILFRQILPGQLPTPNEPIGFFRLITSMFFGAGLMEELLKALPVLAAYWLGRWVRSPWREQIGVWEPLDGILLGTAAAAGFTLVETLGQYVPEIEQQSGSLEGLQLLIPRVLGSVAGHIAYSGYLGYFIGLSVLKPRKCWSILGIGYLSAAILHALWNAAGTINALLLMIVGVVSYAFLAAAILKARQLSPTRSQNFATRLSNSS; encoded by the coding sequence ATGACGGGTCAAGATCCTTACCTCGCTTTCCTCTGGCAAGTTCCTCCTCTAGGTTCAACAGAACGGAACTCTCCTTGCTACCCGTTGTCGCGCACTGAGTCAGTGACAGTTGGGCGCGATCCCTATTGTCAAATTGTTTTGGACTCCAGTCTTTTTGGGATGGTTTCGCGGCGTCACGCCCAAATCCGCCCGATTCTAAACCTTAGAACTCAGACTAGAGAACCCGTTTGGGAGATTTGCGATCTCAATAGCGCCAATGGCACTTATTTGAATGGACAGCGATTGCAAAGTTGCCAGATCATGCAGATTGGCGATCGCATTACCCTTGGTAGCAATGGGCCAGAGTTTGTCTTTGAGTGCCACCTCGTTGAGCCTCCAGTCGCTTCTCGATTTGCAGTCGCTTCATACGGCAGTTCTACACCGCGTCAATCTGCTCATGCAGCTACCGTACCGCCTGCCAGAGGCGCTCGGCTGGCCCCAGCAGATTCGGTCACTTTGACCCAGTTATTTCCCATTCTTTCTACTGGCAAGGAGCTAGCTCGCAAAGCTTACCTTGTTCCTGGCATCATTACCGTCGGCTTCGTCGTCTTGATGTTTGCAGCGGTCGGTCAGCCTATTGCCTTCAATTTACTGCTCGCTACCTATCTAATAGGAGTGGCTTACTATCTCGTTTATCAACTCTGTGGTAAGCGCAAACCCTGGTGGGTTTTGTTTGGCGCTCTCGGCATTATGGTGTTGATTTTACGTAGCCCCATTCTGGCTACTTTTATCATCTTGTTCCGACAAATTCTGCCGGGTCAGCTTCCTACCCCAAATGAGCCTATAGGCTTCTTTAGACTCATAACCAGCATGTTTTTTGGTGCAGGCTTGATGGAAGAACTGCTAAAAGCTTTGCCAGTTTTAGCGGCTTACTGGCTGGGTCGCTGGGTGCGATCGCCTTGGCGCGAACAAATCGGAGTTTGGGAGCCACTCGATGGCATTTTGCTAGGCACTGCTGCTGCCGCCGGATTTACGCTAGTGGAAACGTTGGGCCAGTATGTTCCAGAAATTGAGCAGCAATCCGGTTCTTTGGAAGGACTACAACTTCTAATTCCACGAGTGCTCGGCTCTGTAGCAGGCCATATTGCCTACAGTGGCTACTTGGGCTATTTCATTGGACTTAGTGTGCTCAAGCCGAGAAAGTGTTGGTCTATTTTGGGAATTGGCTACCTGAGCGCAGCCATCCTTCATGCTTTATGGAATGCTGCTGGCACGATCAACGCTTTGTTGCTCATGATCGTCGGGGTCGTGTCTTATGCTTTTTTGGCAGCAGCCATCCTGAAAGCTCGGCAATTGTCACCCACCCGCTCCCAAAATTTTGCCACTCGACTTTCCAATTCCTCTTAG